From a single Pirellulaceae bacterium genomic region:
- a CDS encoding saccharopine dehydrogenase NADP-binding domain-containing protein → MHVSAAARVPFSGRIVVLGCGSVAQCLLPLITRHLQMPADRILVIDMVDNRGRIASSLRHGVQYKQLQITPENYQQVLGQHLDRGDLLIDVAWNIETRTLLDWAHQRGVLYINTSVEEWDPYTKVDAEQTLYARQMKIRHLVQSWQQPDDGPTAVLDHGANPGLVSHLVKVALLEIAERIVADRPNDKRARRLRAAIDDQAFNQLAWLTGTRVIHISERDTQVTDRPKQPNEFVNTWSIEGFYEEGIAPAEMGWGTHEQALPAGARQHAHGPRNQIFLARRGMDTLVRSWVPGGPIQGMVIRHGEAFSISEYLTVTDSHDQVVYRPTVHYAYWPTDSAVASLYELRARDLRLQEELRILNDDITEGADILGCLLMGHDYGAWWIGSLLDIHESRRLVPGQNPTTLQVASSMLGAIVWMLQNPNRGVNLPDQLPHEEILAFARPYLGPVISKPVDWVPNPSLDASDPGQWQFSSFLIGAQQMTSQAQPTRIELPSETGSSSLSDAQQCPTSALVTNKPLTAGWS, encoded by the coding sequence ATGCATGTATCCGCCGCTGCTCGCGTCCCCTTTTCTGGACGTATTGTTGTTCTGGGATGTGGAAGTGTGGCTCAGTGTCTATTGCCGCTGATCACCCGCCATCTCCAGATGCCTGCTGACCGGATTCTGGTCATCGACATGGTGGACAATCGAGGCAGGATCGCATCCAGCCTGCGGCACGGTGTGCAATACAAGCAGCTTCAGATTACTCCTGAAAACTACCAGCAGGTACTGGGCCAACATCTTGATCGCGGTGATTTGTTGATCGATGTTGCCTGGAATATTGAAACGCGGACTCTGTTGGATTGGGCGCATCAGCGCGGAGTGTTGTACATCAACACTTCGGTCGAGGAGTGGGATCCCTACACCAAAGTGGATGCCGAGCAGACGTTGTATGCTCGCCAGATGAAAATTCGCCACTTGGTTCAGTCGTGGCAACAACCGGACGACGGCCCCACGGCAGTGCTCGATCACGGAGCCAATCCAGGATTGGTTTCGCACCTGGTCAAAGTGGCGCTGTTAGAGATCGCCGAACGGATTGTGGCCGACAGGCCCAATGATAAACGTGCACGTCGGCTGCGGGCCGCCATCGACGATCAAGCCTTCAATCAATTGGCTTGGTTGACAGGAACGCGGGTCATTCACATCAGCGAACGCGATACTCAGGTAACCGACCGACCTAAGCAGCCCAATGAATTCGTCAATACCTGGAGCATCGAAGGCTTTTACGAAGAGGGAATCGCTCCGGCGGAAATGGGCTGGGGAACTCACGAGCAGGCTTTGCCTGCCGGTGCCAGACAGCATGCTCACGGCCCGCGCAATCAGATTTTTCTTGCACGGCGCGGTATGGATACGTTGGTTCGGTCGTGGGTGCCGGGAGGTCCAATCCAAGGCATGGTCATCCGCCACGGCGAAGCCTTTAGCATTAGCGAATATTTGACGGTGACTGACTCGCATGATCAGGTGGTCTATCGGCCGACAGTCCATTATGCCTATTGGCCGACCGACAGTGCGGTAGCCTCGCTGTATGAACTTCGCGCTCGAGACCTGCGATTGCAGGAAGAACTGCGGATTCTCAATGATGACATCACCGAAGGTGCTGACATTCTCGGTTGTCTGTTGATGGGACACGACTATGGAGCTTGGTGGATCGGCAGCCTGCTAGACATTCACGAATCCCGCAGGCTGGTGCCGGGTCAAAATCCAACGACGCTGCAAGTCGCCTCGTCGATGCTGGGAGCCATCGTGTGGATGTTGCAGAATCCCAATCGCGGCGTGAATTTACCTGACCAACTACCGCATGAAGAGATTTTGGCCTTCGCCCGCCCCTATCTTGGACCGGTTATCTCTAAGCCCGTGGATTGGGTTCCAAATCCCAGTCTTGACGCAAGCGATCCTGGCCAATGGCAGTTCAGTAGCTTTCTGATTGGCGCTCAGCAGATGACCAGCCAGGCGCAACCAACGCGCATCGAACTGCCTTCTGAGACGGGCTCCAGTTCGTTGTCAGATGCCCAGCAGTGTCCGACGTCGGCTTTGGTTACCAACAAACCGCTGACTGCCGGTTGGAGTTGA
- a CDS encoding amino acid adenylation domain-containing protein: protein MPTTKFAWMHDTLKGLDPVDQTRQPLASQAPSELPTNQRELLAKLLRERAASESRFAMSAGQQGLWHAYRRNPNLTAFNVFLPTRIRAALQPEVLRRAINQVAERHAALRTTFSDHAGQLAQIVHRHLEPEFICRPLPGATDEAIRQRLTQEMLRPFDLQRGPLLRISVYQLADDDWVILALTHHIIVDFWSLILILSELRQLYPQLASGQELQLPAAVDNYQQFVVEQQAMLDGNEGLQLAQFWRETLQNTPPVLEIPSDRPRPATFTHRADCTAIRFSRDVSQRVVQLASRLRATSFAVVHAALQVLLSRYSRQESFFIGSPFSGRLHHKYEQTVGFFINMLPLKAEVRGQLTFAQLVQQTSRHLVDTLEHEAFPIAEIVRQAGIARDPSRSPLFQVSCTFEKSHRPEEAGRGGFLFPDQTTVFDFGGLRQESFYVPHPTCHYDLEFVFEQAGDRLQGMLIFCQDLFNASSMQVMSENFSSLLDSLLAHPEMPLADVPWDMFQHFTGKQRQTSAATDASLALTTVHEMILQAAARNPGGLALQADGQQATYRDLFMVAHGLSHRLKAWVTHTDQLVAVVCRQGSHAFVGMLAVQLAGGAAVPIDATQPSISLKQLLGDENVRCVLTDCRELLPDSPSIQRTLDISLQPMAVATPRAAAVGVAAGDLAYMIYTSGSTGVPKGVMVQHGSICNTLAWRTRALPLTTQDRVLMLLSHQFDAALGIAWSCLAQGATLIWADQAAQRDPILLLQQIQRDAISVLPSVPSLLKILVQHPQFARCGSLKQVWTGGEPLPPELPTLIRSKLPVQIWNLYGPTEAAVEATAEDVTHYCANQNMTIGRPIDAMQVLVLGEQLELLPDTVPGQLAICGPGLARGYFGDPTLTGQRFVTSPHLPGKRLYLTGDLGRRLPDGRIEFLGRLDHQVKVRGYRIELGEIESVIESHPQVERAAVIVDQPDSPSAQLVAYVGPVDKCSLDPESLRSYLAARLPHFKVPAAIVSLTSMPLTGSGKVDRRRLPQHVPPQSWLERSVPPRNPLEQYLADQWSTLLNLPTMGIHQNFFAVGGSSLQAAILTGQLSDQLGVHVPTALLFDLADIAQVARRLVELHPQVMMTRFGLECVEFYQQTENTTVSSSAHPLLAPLKPSGNRPPIFMVHPPGGIVVCYRELAQHLPESQPLWAIRSRGLHGHEQLPESIQQMASEYLAALGWVQPAGPYTLGGWSLGGLIAYEMARQLIEQGKLVERLVFLDTTIPEGATDCVPLDEQVNVGQEYGIQLTLDQLGELSPEQQLPLLHAHADKLGILDQQSPKDVVARVLSDLQNLFHHHVKLSRQYKLQPIPVRLLLLRPQEVPFELAVSPDRGWRHLVDDVQVHMVPGHHHSMVQSPHVSKLAAILAQQLQLMAP, encoded by the coding sequence GTGCCGACCACGAAATTCGCGTGGATGCACGATACATTGAAAGGACTTGACCCAGTGGATCAAACGCGACAGCCGCTGGCATCGCAGGCACCAAGTGAACTGCCCACAAACCAGCGTGAACTGCTAGCCAAGCTGCTCCGCGAGCGAGCTGCAAGCGAATCGCGATTTGCGATGTCCGCCGGGCAACAAGGGCTATGGCATGCCTACCGCCGCAATCCGAATTTAACTGCCTTCAATGTCTTTCTGCCCACGCGAATACGGGCTGCACTGCAACCCGAAGTTTTGCGACGAGCGATCAATCAGGTGGCTGAGCGCCATGCCGCCTTGCGGACAACGTTCAGCGATCATGCTGGCCAGTTAGCGCAGATTGTGCACCGACACCTGGAACCGGAGTTCATTTGTCGCCCACTGCCCGGCGCAACGGATGAAGCCATACGCCAGCGATTGACGCAAGAAATGCTACGACCGTTCGATTTGCAGCGCGGACCGCTGCTGCGAATCAGCGTGTATCAATTGGCTGACGACGACTGGGTTATATTAGCGCTCACGCATCACATCATCGTTGACTTCTGGTCGTTGATTCTAATACTCAGCGAACTTCGACAACTCTATCCGCAGCTGGCCAGTGGCCAGGAGTTGCAACTGCCTGCCGCGGTCGACAACTACCAGCAGTTTGTAGTTGAGCAACAGGCGATGCTTGATGGCAACGAAGGTTTGCAGCTGGCCCAGTTCTGGCGTGAGACCTTGCAGAATACGCCACCGGTACTGGAGATCCCGAGCGACCGTCCGCGCCCGGCTACATTTACTCACCGCGCCGACTGCACGGCGATCCGTTTCAGTCGCGATGTTTCACAGCGCGTGGTGCAACTGGCCAGTCGTCTGCGGGCCACATCATTTGCTGTTGTTCACGCAGCCTTGCAGGTACTACTGAGTCGATACAGTCGCCAAGAGTCATTCTTTATTGGCAGCCCTTTTTCTGGTCGATTGCATCACAAGTATGAACAGACGGTCGGATTTTTCATCAACATGCTGCCGTTAAAGGCGGAAGTACGCGGGCAACTAACGTTTGCCCAGCTCGTGCAGCAGACTTCACGTCATTTGGTTGACACGCTGGAGCACGAAGCGTTTCCAATTGCCGAAATCGTTCGCCAAGCTGGTATCGCCCGTGATCCCAGCCGTAGCCCGCTGTTCCAAGTCAGTTGCACGTTTGAAAAATCGCATAGGCCAGAAGAAGCCGGGCGCGGGGGATTCTTGTTTCCTGACCAGACGACGGTGTTTGACTTCGGTGGTTTGAGACAGGAAAGTTTCTATGTACCACACCCGACTTGCCATTACGATCTGGAGTTCGTGTTTGAGCAAGCGGGCGACAGGCTGCAAGGCATGTTGATCTTCTGCCAAGACTTGTTCAACGCTTCGTCGATGCAAGTCATGTCGGAAAACTTCAGTTCGCTGTTAGATAGCCTGTTGGCTCATCCCGAAATGCCACTGGCCGATGTGCCTTGGGACATGTTTCAGCATTTCACGGGCAAGCAGAGGCAAACTTCCGCAGCGACTGACGCCAGCTTAGCTCTGACGACCGTCCATGAGATGATCCTACAGGCGGCGGCTCGCAATCCAGGCGGATTGGCGCTACAAGCCGACGGGCAACAGGCGACCTACCGCGACTTATTCATGGTAGCTCATGGGTTGAGCCATCGCTTAAAGGCTTGGGTTACACATACCGACCAGTTGGTGGCTGTCGTTTGCCGGCAAGGCAGCCATGCTTTCGTTGGTATGTTGGCGGTTCAGTTGGCCGGTGGTGCCGCTGTACCTATCGACGCGACGCAACCATCGATTAGTTTGAAACAACTGCTGGGCGATGAAAACGTCCGCTGTGTACTGACCGACTGTCGCGAGCTATTGCCCGACAGCCCATCGATCCAGCGAACATTGGATATATCGTTACAGCCGATGGCTGTTGCTACGCCGCGAGCTGCCGCAGTTGGCGTGGCCGCCGGCGACTTGGCCTACATGATCTACACTTCGGGATCCACCGGCGTCCCCAAGGGCGTGATGGTCCAGCACGGCAGTATCTGCAATACCTTGGCCTGGCGAACACGAGCACTTCCGCTAACCACCCAAGACCGCGTGCTGATGCTGTTGTCTCATCAGTTTGATGCGGCACTGGGGATTGCCTGGAGTTGTCTGGCGCAGGGAGCGACACTGATCTGGGCGGACCAGGCAGCACAGCGCGATCCAATTCTGTTGTTGCAGCAGATTCAGCGCGACGCAATCAGCGTGCTGCCGTCTGTCCCAAGCCTGCTGAAGATCTTGGTGCAACATCCGCAGTTCGCTCGCTGTGGGAGCCTAAAACAGGTTTGGACCGGCGGTGAGCCGCTGCCGCCAGAATTGCCGACCTTAATTCGCTCCAAATTGCCGGTGCAAATCTGGAATTTGTACGGTCCCACGGAGGCTGCGGTGGAGGCAACCGCCGAGGATGTCACGCACTATTGTGCCAATCAAAACATGACCATCGGTCGGCCGATCGACGCGATGCAAGTATTGGTGCTGGGCGAGCAGTTGGAATTGCTACCCGATACGGTACCGGGCCAACTGGCGATTTGCGGACCAGGGTTAGCGCGAGGTTACTTTGGCGATCCGACGCTGACTGGGCAGCGTTTCGTGACCAGCCCACATTTGCCAGGCAAGCGCCTCTATTTGACAGGCGATTTGGGACGACGACTGCCCGATGGGCGGATCGAATTCTTGGGAAGACTGGATCATCAAGTTAAGGTTCGTGGCTATCGCATCGAACTGGGCGAGATCGAATCTGTCATCGAGTCGCATCCACAAGTTGAGCGTGCAGCCGTGATTGTGGATCAACCCGATTCCCCCAGCGCGCAATTGGTGGCCTACGTTGGTCCAGTGGACAAGTGCAGCTTGGACCCCGAAAGCTTGCGAAGCTACCTGGCAGCTCGATTGCCGCATTTCAAAGTGCCTGCGGCTATCGTCAGCCTGACTAGCATGCCACTGACCGGTAGTGGCAAAGTCGATCGTCGGCGTTTGCCGCAACATGTGCCTCCACAATCTTGGCTGGAACGTAGCGTGCCACCTCGAAATCCGTTGGAACAATATCTGGCAGACCAGTGGTCCACTCTGCTGAATTTGCCAACGATGGGGATTCATCAGAATTTTTTCGCGGTCGGTGGCAGTTCGCTTCAGGCTGCCATACTGACCGGACAATTGAGCGACCAATTGGGAGTTCATGTTCCGACCGCCTTGCTTTTTGATCTCGCCGATATCGCTCAAGTTGCCAGGCGCCTGGTTGAACTGCATCCACAGGTGATGATGACGCGCTTCGGACTTGAGTGTGTCGAGTTCTATCAACAAACCGAAAATACCACCGTCAGCTCCAGCGCTCACCCACTGCTGGCTCCGCTGAAGCCATCGGGCAATCGGCCTCCGATTTTCATGGTTCACCCGCCTGGTGGCATTGTGGTCTGCTATCGTGAGTTGGCGCAGCACTTGCCTGAAAGTCAGCCGCTATGGGCAATTCGTTCCCGAGGCTTGCACGGTCATGAACAACTGCCCGAGTCGATTCAGCAGATGGCCAGTGAATACTTGGCGGCTCTTGGCTGGGTTCAGCCCGCTGGTCCCTACACCCTGGGAGGTTGGTCACTGGGCGGCCTCATAGCCTACGAGATGGCTCGACAATTGATCGAGCAGGGGAAGCTGGTCGAGCGGTTGGTTTTTCTGGATACGACCATTCCCGAAGGCGCGACCGATTGCGTGCCATTGGATGAGCAGGTCAATGTGGGGCAAGAGTATGGTATCCAGCTAACATTGGATCAGCTTGGGGAACTTTCGCCAGAGCAGCAGTTGCCGCTACTGCATGCACATGCAGACAAACTGGGAATCCTAGACCAGCAGTCGCCAAAGGATGTCGTGGCCCGGGTGCTGAGCGACTTGCAGAATCTGTTTCATCATCACGTCAAGTTGTCGCGGCAATACAAGCTGCAGCCCATCCCGGTGCGGCTGTTGTTGTTGCGGCCCCAGGAGGTACCGTTTGAGCTGGCGGTCAGTCCAGATCGCGGCTGGCGCCATCTGGTGGATGATGTGCAGGTTCACATGGTTCCCGGCCATCATCACAGCATGGTCCAGTCGCCGCATGTTAGCAAACTTGCAGCCATACTAGCCCAGCAACTACAGCTTATGGCACCTTGA